Sequence from the Pelodiscus sinensis isolate JC-2024 chromosome 30, ASM4963464v1, whole genome shotgun sequence genome:
TGGACTCTCCATGATGGTGCTATTTTGCATCTCTGGGAACTGGCGCCCAAGGAAGTTGAATTAATGAAGGTCATGCCCATGTGTTCTGCTCAGGAGTGTTGTCTGCACTGAGGTCTACTTGCAATGCTGGCCACATGGGAATTGAAATTCAAACTGACCTGGGgattttcctgttcacctggaaaCCAGTAGAGTTGCATGTTCTGGACTTTCTCAGTGTCGGGTATACACAACCCTGACTTTGACCATTCAAGTTCAAATTTTCTCCATGAATAGCACGAGTACCAAAGTCGGCTTGAGTGACCTGTAATGTCGATGGAACAAGCTTGCTTGTGTGGACTCATGGTTAAGAAAATCAAGGTTATGTAGCTACATTCAATCTAAACTCCTctgtagaccaagcctaagaAACCAGATGAGTTCATTTCTATTTACTATATGCTAAAAATTGGCCTTTCATATTCTTTGCCTATTTCTGAAAGTAACAAACGTGAGAATAGCTTTTCTCAGAGACTTTTTGACCTctttgtttctcaggcagtagacAACAGGATTGATCATGGGAGTCAGGACTGTGTAGAAGACAGAGGATATTTTGTATAGGATCTTGGGAGTGTTGTTTGTTGGAAACACATAGACAATAATCAGGGTCCCATACAAAACTGTCACCACAGTGAGGtgagaggagcaggtggaaaaggccttttgcctcccggtgcTGGATGGGATTCTCAGGATGGTGGTGATGATACAAACGTAGGATGTCAGGGTCAGTAGACAAGGCACAAATGTCCCTATGGTAGCAAAAGTAAAGGCCACCAGTTCCAGAGTCCGGGTATCGCTACAGGACAGTTTTATCATGGGTGAAAAATCACAATAGAAATGGTCAATTTCTTTGGAATCACAGAATGTTATTTGGAACACAAAACTATGTGCTGTGATGCTGAACAGAAAACCACTTATCCAGGACCCTGCCACGAGCTGGACACACACCCGGCCGTTCATCAGGGCAGCGTAGCGGAGGGGATGGCATATGGCTACATACCGATCGTAGGACATGGCTGCAAGCAGCCAAAGTTCTGTAGCTGCCATAATAGCGAACAAATATAATTGCACAAGGCAGCTCTCAATAGAGATGGTTCTGTCCCCAGTCAGGAGACTGGACAGCAACCTGGGCAGAATGGAGGAGCTGTAACAGAGATCCAAGAAAGACAAGTTCcacaggaagaaatacatgggggtgtgaaggtgctgATCAGCCACAACTAGCACAACGATGAGGATGTTCCCACCCATTGTCACAATGTAAATCactagaaacagcaggaagaggaggggctgcagttcagggccgTTCCCAAACCCTAAGAGGATAAATTCCATGATAGGTGTTTCGtttcttccttctgctttctCCATAATACCTGTCCAGAAATAGAACATTATTAAATATTGATGGAGTGCAAATTGTTCTGAAAGTTACTCTGGCAGAAACCTGAAGGAGGTCACCTCTTACTGGTGCATCTCTCCACTGGAAGAATCAAGTTGTCTATACACAGAGGAAGATTCAtatcactaagggtgtgtctagactacaggattttgtcgtcAAAAGTGGTCTTTtctcaacaaaactatacctgcgtccacactgcctttgagttatgtcgacatgatgttgacaaaactcagcagttttgttgacgtatgtaaacctcattctatgaggaataacgccttttgttgacagagttctgtcgatagaaggcattattgcatctacactgtcctttgtgtccacactgttttgtcgacaaagcggcttgcttgtcgacagaactggatgtcgtctagatgctctttgtcgacagaagctttgtcaacagtatctgttgacaaaacttctgtcgacaaaaccctggagtctagacgtacccaaagtggcAGAATTTTCAGTAGATGGTGAATCAATAGCATGGATTCCTATTGAATTACTAGAAATGTCCCATCTAACTACCACAAGCTCTTTTGAACTTAAAACAAAGACTTCTAAGCTAGAACTCTGGGCCATCTTTATCACATTAGGGCCATCATAAGATAActagaagaaaaaacaaaga
This genomic interval carries:
- the LOC142821288 gene encoding olfactory receptor 5AP2-like; translation: MEKAEGRNETPIMEFILLGFGNGPELQPLLFLLFLVIYIVTMGGNILIVVLVVADQHLHTPMYFFLWNLSFLDLCYSSSILPRLLSSLLTGDRTISIESCLVQLYLFAIMAATELWLLAAMSYDRYVAICHPLRYAALMNGRVCVQLVAGSWISGFLFSITAHSFVFQITFCDSKEIDHFYCDFSPMIKLSCSDTRTLELVAFTFATIGTFVPCLLTLTSYVCIITTILRIPSSTGRQKAFSTCSSHLTVVTVLYGTLIIVYVFPTNNTPKILYKISSVFYTVLTPMINPVVYCLRNKEVKKSLRKAILTFVTFRNRQRI